The Impatiens glandulifera chromosome 3, dImpGla2.1, whole genome shotgun sequence genome contains a region encoding:
- the LOC124931833 gene encoding uncharacterized protein LOC124931833, with protein sequence MFIQIALALFVGLLSFVYLILLRTPSPRVCGSLNGPPVTSPRVKLKDGRHLAYKEHGVPRKDARYKIVVIHGFDSSKDFCIPVSQEIIEELGIYFLSFDRAGYGESDPNPARGVKSEAFDIEELADKLEIGSKFYVIGVSIGAYPVWSCLKYIPHRLAGASLVVPFVNYWLPSFPDDLLKEAFQILLVQDQWTFRIAHYFPWLFYWWMNQKWFPSLSMMEGNMSIFCSKDLEMLQNIPPLPSDLQAKVRQQGVHESLYRDILAGYGKWEFDILDLSNPFPEGNGSIHIWQGYEDKIIPYKLNRYISQKLTWIKYHEVPDFGHFLIYDGDLSEKILRELLHG encoded by the exons ATGTTCATACAGATCGCTCTGGCATTATTTGTGGGCCTTCTGAGCTTTGTTTATTTGATTCTACTACGCACCCCATCTCCAAGAGTTTGTGGATCACTAAATGGTCCTCCTGTTACATCACCAAGAGTTAAGCTCAAAGATGGAAGACACTTGGCATACAAGGAGCATGGTGTTCCTAGGAAAGATGCTCGCTACAAGATTGTCGTTATCCATGGTTTTGATAGCTCAAAAGACTTCTGCATACCTGTCTCTCAA GAAATCATAGAGGAGCTGGGGATATATTTCTTGTCATTTGATCGTGCAGGTTATGGTGAGAGTGATCCAAATCCTGCCCGTGGGGTAAAGAGTGAAGCATTCGATATTGAGGAATTAGCTGACAAACTAGAAATTGGGTCTAAATTTTATGTGATTGGTGTATCCATTGGAGCCTACCCTGTTTGGAGTTGTCTCAAATATATCCCTCACAG GTTGGCCGGAGCGTCGCTAGTGGTTCCATTTGTAAATTACTGGTTGCCTTCTTTTCCAGATGATTTATTGAAAGAAGCATTTCAGATCTTGCTTGTTCAAGATCAATGGACGTTTCGAATAGCACATTACTTCCCATGGTTGTTCTACTGGTGGATGAACCAGAAGTGGTTCCCTTCTTTAAGTATGATGGAAGGAAATATGTCTATTTTCTGTTCAAAGGATCTCGAGATGTTGCAGAATATACCTCCGCTTCCATCTGATCTTCag GCAAAGGTACGACAGCAAGGTGTTCATGAATCACTTTATAGAGACATATTAGCTGGTTATGGAAAATGGGAATTTGATATTCTGGATTTAAGTAATCCATTCCCAGAAGGTAACGGCTCCATCCATATTTGGCAAGGATATGAGGACAAGATAATTCCATATAAGCTAAATCGCTACATTTCGCAAAAACTAACATGGATTAAGTACCACGAAGTTCCAGATTTTGGGCATTTTCTTATCTACGATGGAGATTTAAGTGAAAAGATCTTGAGGGAGCTTTTACATGGATAG
- the LOC124931648 gene encoding probable lysophospholipase BODYGUARD 2 → MIIKKFTALFQSCFGLSISGSGAADSPSLNLLDKSSSCSSSIIRLSDGRYLAYQERGVPKNEARYKVIIVHGFGSSKNMSFLLSQEMINELGIYMLLYDRAGYGESNPNPKRSTKTEASDIQELSEQLQLGPKFYLIGISFGVYPLWSCLRRIPKSLAGVAMVAPMINYNWPSLPNELVKDDCRKGMTMWGFLAARYIPWLVHWWLTQKIFPSSNVLDRNRKFFCDKDLEVLKNTPTFKLLGRESLKQEGVFDSLRNDFMAAFGKWDFDPLELSDPFPRNEIGSSLHIWHGRLDKVVPVELQRFVSGKLPWIRYHEVPDKGHLIIYDDAVCEAIIRSLLLGEDNPFYRPKT, encoded by the exons ATGATCATCAAGAAATTCACTGCTCTGTTCCAAAGTTGCTTCGGTCTATCTATATCTGGGTCAGGGGCGGCCGATTCACCTTCATTGAATTTATTAGATAAAtcatcttcttgttcttcaTCCATTATAAGGCTCAGTGATGGGAGATATTTGGCTTACCAGGAAAGAGGTGTGCCAAAGAATGAAGCAAGATATAAAGTCATTATTGTTCATGGATTTGGAAGTTCCAAAAATATGAGCTTCCTTCTTTCCCAG GAAATGATCAATGAACTGGGAATATATATGTTACTATATGACAGAGCTGGATATGGTGAAAGCAATCCGAATCCAAAACGCTCAACGAAAACAGAAGCATCTGATATTCAAGAACTTTCTGAACAATTGCAGTTAGGACCCAAATTCTATCTAATTGGCATCTCTTTCGGTGTATATCCTTTATGGTCTTGTCTTAGAAGAATACCCAAAAG CTTAGCAGGTGTGGCAATGGTGGCGCCAATGATCAACTACAATTGGCCGTCTCTTCCAAATGAACTTGTAAAAGATGATTGTAGGAAAGGAATGACAATGTGGGGTTTCTTGGCTGCACGTTACATCCCTTGGCTGGTTCATTGGTGGCTAACCCAAAAGATTTTCCCTTCATCTAATGTCTTAGACAGGAATCGAAAGTTTTTCTGCGACAAAGATTTGGAAGTACTCAAGAACACACCTACTTTCAAGTTGCTCGGTCGA GAGAGCTTGAAACAAGAAGGAGTATTTGATTCTCTACGTAACGATTTCATGGCAGCATTTGGGAAATGGGATTTCGACCCTTTAGAGTTGAGTGATCCGTTCCCGAGAAATGAAATTGGATCTTCATTGCACATCTGGCACGGCCGGCTGGACAAGGTTGTACCGGTGGAGCTGCAGAGGTTTGTGTCGGGGAAACTGCCGTGGATTAGGTATCATGAAGTGCCTGACAAAGGGCATTTGATTATATATGATGATGCTGTTTGTGAAGCTATTATCAGATCCCTTCTTCTTGGAGAAGATAATCCATTCTATAGACCTAAAACTTAG
- the LOC124929557 gene encoding protein SUPPRESSOR OF K(+) TRANSPORT GROWTH DEFECT 1-like yields the protein MYSNFKEQAIEFVRQAVQEDNAGNYAKAFPLYMNALEYFKTHLKYEKNPKIKEAITQKFTEYLRRAEEIRAVIDDGGTGPAASGDATVATKPKTKKKDGESGDGEDPEQVKLRAGLNSAIVREKPNVKWSDVAGLESAKQALQEAVILPVKFPQFFVGKRRPWRAFLLYGPPGTGKSYLAKAVATEADSTFFSVSSSDLVSKWMGESEKLVSNLFQMARESAPAIIFIDEIDSLGGQRGEGNESEASRRIKTEILVQMQGVGHNDDKVLILAATNTPYALDQAIRRRFDKRIYIPLPDLKARQHMFKVHLGDTPNNLTEGDFEILARKTEGFSGSDIAVCIKDVLFEPVRKTQDAMYFIQLPDGENMMPCGPKQPGAVQTTMQELAAQGLGTKIIPPPITRSDFDKVLARQRPTVSKSDLEVHERFTREFGEEG from the exons ATGTACAGCAATTTCAAGGAGCAAGCGATCGAGTTTGTAAGGCAGGCTGTACAGGAAGATAACGCTGGAAATTATGCAAAAGCTTTCCCTTTGTATATGAACGCTTTGGAATACTTCAAGACCCATCTCAAGTACGAGAAGAACCCTAAGATTAAGGAAGCAATCACCCAGAAATTTACCGAGTATCTTCGTCGAGCAGAGGAGATCAGGGCCGTGATTGATGATGGCGGGACTGGTCCTGCTGCTAGTGGCGATGCCACTGTGGCCACGAAACCCAAGACAAAGAAAAAGGATGGGGAAAGTGGGGATGGAGAGGATCCAGAGCAGGTCAAGCTGAGAGCTGGATTGAACTCTGCCATAGTCAGGGAGAAGCCGAATGTTAAGTGGAGTGATGTCGCTGGGCTTGAGAGTGCTAAACAGGCATTGCAGGAAGCAGTTATATTGCCTGTCAAGTTCCCGCAGTTCTTTGTTG GTAAGAGAAGGCCATGGAGGGCGTTTCTATTATATGGTCCACCTGGAACAGGAAAGTCTTATTTAGCCAAAGCTGTTGCAACTGAAGCAGATTCTACCTTTTTCAG TGTCTCTTCTTCGGATCTAGTTTCAAAGTGGATGGGTGAGAGTGAAAAGCTTGTCTCAAACCTTTTCCAGATGGCTCGTGAAAGTGCACCTGCCATAATCTTCATTGACGAAATAGATTCCCTAGGTGGTCAGCGTGGAGAAGGGAATGAAAGCGAGGCCTCCAGACGTATCAAGACTGAGATTCTTGTGCAGATGCAG GGTGTGGGGCATAACGACGACAAAGTTCTAATACTTGCAGCCACTAATACTCCATATGCTTTAGACCAG GCCATCCGTCGGCGGTTTGACAAGCGTATATACATTCCGCTTCCAGATTTGAAGGCTCGACAACACATGTTCAAA GTGCATTTAGGTGATACTCCTAACAACCTGACTGAAGGTGATTTCGAGATTTTGGCCCGCAAGACTGAAGGATTTTCAGGTTCAGATATTGCTGTTTGT ATCAAAGATGTACTATTTGAACCAGTGCGTAAAACCCAGGATGCCATGTACTTTATACAGCTTCCTGATGGTGAGAACATGATGCCATGTGGCCCAAAGCAACCGGGTGCAGTCCAAACAACCATGCAAGAGCTTGCTGCGCAAGGACTTGGAACAAAG ATAATTCCACCTCCAATTACGAGATCGGACTTCGATAAGGTTCTTGCTAGACAGAGGCCAACTGTGAGCAAATCCGACCTTGAAGTGCACGAGCGATTCACGAGAGAATTCGGGGAGGAAGGCTAG